A stretch of the Geovibrio thiophilus genome encodes the following:
- a CDS encoding LuxR C-terminal-related transcriptional regulator codes for MEFNLKDFILSESEKIMAELEKAFFAAGYPEHASKKISERLRYINELLDYFDSPAASENTLAAGGSYTNPVYSDILKTASSLRAEGVALNAFLGMLKITFGCFESVAGLECASAEFLRHFRKKADLLEQAVVAEWTNAGSRTMNTALMDANRRLTIAQSRYEKIMEADGSIIIFFGENGIITDSNFRAKYAFGEDPSGYNVMEFLGINERDLQSFIRKYGEARHEILMDGQYFSVRLVPLGNANTGVIEYMFIFHNITGMVDERKYLEEEVIRRMEELEGSKKFFESVFSSAGDGIIIFDFENRLVKVNKKACFMFGVKDSQSCINNVTDLFLTGNQKILFSITRQLKESETWDGEMEMTGMSGRFSALVTLNRFDVDEKVYYSLIVRDISFLKDMERELVDEKKHVEEKNIALRNIIQSIRGQDDDLRSEMLFKMESHILPLMERLRREKDENEKSLLYSDICESISGLLDKDSTKNHSGEAFARLSRTEERICRMIVTGYTTKQIADELFVTHDTVQTHRKNIRKKLDINNKDVNLYTYLKNISSTSEQ; via the coding sequence ATGGAATTCAACTTAAAAGACTTCATCCTCAGCGAATCGGAAAAAATTATGGCGGAGCTTGAAAAAGCGTTTTTTGCAGCCGGCTATCCGGAACATGCTTCAAAGAAGATTTCCGAACGTCTGAGATACATAAACGAACTGCTTGACTATTTCGATTCTCCCGCAGCATCTGAAAACACTCTCGCTGCGGGCGGTTCATACACCAACCCTGTTTATTCGGACATACTGAAAACTGCTTCATCTCTCCGCGCTGAAGGTGTTGCGCTTAACGCTTTTCTCGGAATGCTTAAAATCACCTTCGGATGCTTTGAATCGGTTGCAGGTCTTGAATGTGCGTCTGCCGAGTTTCTGCGGCATTTCAGAAAAAAGGCAGATCTGCTTGAGCAGGCTGTAGTTGCAGAGTGGACCAACGCCGGAAGCAGGACTATGAACACAGCGCTCATGGATGCCAACAGAAGACTCACCATAGCTCAGAGCAGATATGAAAAAATCATGGAAGCAGACGGCAGTATAATCATTTTTTTCGGTGAAAACGGCATAATCACAGATTCAAATTTCAGGGCGAAATACGCCTTCGGTGAAGATCCCTCCGGATACAATGTTATGGAGTTTTTGGGTATAAACGAAAGAGATCTTCAGTCATTCATAAGAAAATACGGCGAAGCCAGACACGAAATCCTCATGGACGGGCAGTATTTCTCCGTGAGACTTGTACCTTTGGGCAACGCAAATACGGGTGTCATCGAATACATGTTCATCTTCCATAATATAACGGGCATGGTGGATGAAAGAAAATACCTTGAGGAAGAAGTTATACGGAGAATGGAAGAGCTGGAAGGCTCAAAAAAATTCTTTGAATCGGTTTTCTCCTCCGCCGGTGACGGAATAATCATATTTGATTTTGAAAACAGGCTGGTTAAGGTCAACAAAAAAGCCTGTTTTATGTTCGGAGTCAAGGACAGCCAGTCATGTATAAACAACGTTACTGATCTTTTCCTTACTGGAAATCAGAAAATACTCTTCAGTATAACCCGCCAGCTTAAGGAATCCGAAACTTGGGACGGAGAAATGGAGATGACCGGAATGAGCGGCAGATTTTCAGCGCTTGTGACGCTCAACAGGTTTGATGTGGATGAAAAAGTCTACTACTCTCTGATAGTCCGCGATATATCGTTTCTCAAGGATATGGAGCGGGAGCTTGTGGATGAGAAGAAGCATGTGGAGGAAAAGAACATAGCTCTCAGGAATATTATTCAGAGTATAAGAGGGCAGGACGATGATCTCCGTTCCGAGATGCTGTTTAAAATGGAAAGCCACATACTGCCGCTTATGGAGCGTCTGCGCAGAGAAAAGGATGAAAATGAGAAAAGCCTTCTGTATTCCGACATATGCGAAAGTATTTCAGGGCTGCTGGATAAGGACAGCACCAAAAACCACAGCGGTGAGGCTTTTGCGAGGCTTTCCCGCACGGAAGAACGTATATGCAGAATGATTGTTACCGGCTATACCACAAAGCAGATAGCGGATGAGCTTTTTGTCACTCACGATACAGTACAGACACATAGGAAAAATATAAGAAAGAAACTCGATATAAATAATAAAGATGTTAACCTCTACACTTACCTGAAAAACATTTCTTCAACATCGGAACAATAG
- a CDS encoding LysR substrate-binding domain-containing protein — protein sequence MNITLRQIEVFLSVAQFSHVGRAAEFLRISQSAVSMALSQFEDAVNERLFDRSSRKIFLNDAGKKLLPYARKAFEAASEVENFRSDGKVKGRLRIGASTTIGNYLMPFVIGGFAEKFPDTEAVMEVANTAVIARGVLEHDLDLGFTEGPVNEEELTEFFWRKDRLTVFSPKSFIEESYKSDKSAWIMREKGSGTREVFEAAMSKAGIGFKIKMELGHTEAIKKAVEAGLGIGCLSELAVSGEISRGVFRRVHFRNADFSRSLNIIIRKDKYLTASMKAFIDYCLKEDIKTAGYPD from the coding sequence ATGAATATCACATTGCGGCAGATTGAAGTGTTTCTCAGCGTTGCTCAGTTCTCCCACGTCGGCAGGGCCGCGGAGTTTCTGAGAATCTCTCAGTCTGCGGTGAGCATGGCTCTGAGCCAGTTTGAGGACGCTGTGAATGAAAGGCTTTTCGACAGGTCTTCCAGAAAGATTTTTCTGAATGACGCGGGTAAAAAGCTTCTTCCTTATGCCAGAAAGGCATTTGAGGCGGCAAGTGAGGTTGAGAACTTCAGGAGTGACGGAAAAGTGAAGGGCAGGCTCAGAATAGGCGCCAGCACAACAATAGGCAATTATCTTATGCCGTTTGTCATAGGCGGCTTCGCGGAGAAGTTTCCGGATACGGAGGCTGTGATGGAGGTGGCGAATACTGCCGTCATAGCCAGAGGCGTTCTGGAGCATGATCTTGACCTTGGCTTTACCGAAGGGCCTGTAAATGAAGAAGAATTAACGGAGTTTTTTTGGCGTAAAGACAGGCTTACGGTTTTTTCTCCGAAGAGTTTTATTGAAGAAAGCTATAAATCTGATAAGTCCGCATGGATCATGCGTGAAAAGGGCTCGGGAACCAGAGAGGTTTTTGAGGCAGCAATGTCAAAGGCCGGCATAGGATTTAAAATTAAAATGGAACTGGGGCACACCGAAGCCATCAAAAAGGCTGTAGAAGCAGGGCTCGGGATAGGCTGTCTGTCGGAGCTCGCGGTAAGCGGCGAGATAAGCCGCGGAGTTTTCCGGCGTGTTCATTTCAGAAACGCTGACTTTTCAAGAAGCCTGAACATCATCATCAGAAAAGATAAATACCTTACGGCTTCCATGAAAGCCTTCATAGATTACTGTTTAAAAGAGGACATAAAAACAGCCGGGTACCCCGATTAA
- a CDS encoding YeiH family protein, with translation MKTITSEGFIKGVGFTALLSTAAYIAAEIPPVKNAGLSPVVIAIILGMLAGNTAGRFIPASWNGGFAFCQKKILRLAVILFGFRITFTQIAEIGAAGIAADVIMLTSTFAVGIMIAKVLKMDRDTAILCAAGSSICGAAAVMAAEAVIKPEAHKTAAAVGTVVLFGTLAMFLYPLFFGFSGMNSGEFGIYIGSTIHEVAQAVAAGEAVQSPETAVITKLGRVMLLAPFLLLLSAMINREKSGSKIQIPWFAFMFAAAAAFHTFVSLPQGLINAVNTADTFMLAASMAALGIETRTDKIKSVGAAPLICAAVMFIWLSLGGYFINLYLFKTIG, from the coding sequence ATGAAAACAATCACAAGTGAAGGATTCATAAAAGGTGTCGGCTTCACAGCCTTGTTAAGCACGGCAGCATATATCGCTGCGGAAATTCCGCCGGTAAAAAACGCGGGGCTCTCACCGGTGGTGATAGCCATAATTTTGGGAATGCTCGCGGGCAATACCGCAGGCAGATTCATTCCTGCATCGTGGAACGGCGGATTTGCCTTCTGCCAGAAAAAAATATTAAGGCTGGCGGTGATTCTGTTCGGATTCCGCATAACATTCACTCAGATAGCGGAGATAGGCGCAGCAGGCATAGCGGCGGATGTGATAATGCTCACCTCAACCTTCGCCGTGGGGATAATGATCGCAAAAGTCCTCAAAATGGACAGAGACACAGCGATTCTCTGCGCGGCGGGAAGCTCAATATGCGGCGCTGCCGCGGTGATGGCGGCAGAAGCGGTTATTAAGCCTGAGGCTCACAAAACTGCCGCGGCAGTAGGTACAGTGGTTCTCTTCGGCACCCTTGCCATGTTCCTTTACCCGTTGTTTTTCGGCTTTTCGGGCATGAACTCAGGTGAATTCGGCATATACATAGGCTCGACTATACATGAGGTAGCGCAGGCGGTGGCAGCCGGAGAAGCCGTTCAGTCCCCTGAAACCGCAGTGATTACAAAGCTCGGGAGGGTGATGCTTCTGGCGCCATTTCTCCTGCTTCTCAGCGCAATGATAAACAGAGAAAAAAGCGGTTCAAAAATACAGATTCCGTGGTTTGCGTTCATGTTTGCGGCGGCGGCGGCTTTTCATACATTTGTCAGCCTTCCGCAGGGGCTTATCAATGCCGTCAATACGGCAGACACTTTCATGCTTGCCGCTTCAATGGCAGCACTGGGCATAGAGACAAGGACAGATAAAATAAAAAGTGTCGGTGCCGCTCCGCTGATATGTGCAGCCGTTATGTTCATATGGCTGTCGCTGGGCGGGTATTTTATAAATCTGTATCTGTTTAAAACAATCGGATAA
- a CDS encoding ATP-binding protein gives MVNEYKLAVFTDAAGKNDFISLIREAGFEPDNIFSSVGEIERIFRKTLPYIIIYHYTSCSSKESLAEVLNFCEHRSLPVVVADSCGKYPIPGELEINPNYYIRLPMTADVLKVHLGLAFSAINREKLHESHKNKLQLAIQILELLNQQESFKNITSDILFIVKEYTGYDEVAIRVLDNEGFSFFESVNPEDTLSSRCEVASENEQGTPPDSRCSSCICEIVLNKRQELKGYPFMTYGGSFWSNDLPETVKEYNDIFASLGLLHIDLNSKYRSLALIPLSAQDKVIGAMQICSRDKGTFTEEIIRFFERISVSIGITLSNKKMQMKLEESERLLTKSQNIAKVGSWIHKIGTDTYHMSAEAMNITEFTTNFVALENLLKIVHEEDRSKLLERRDKSRQDFQPYSIDVRFVLRDSVKYVNISAEPVFINGKFTEINGIIQDITERTLAVLELDENRLFLDSILTGIQAAIVLVDPDTQTIVYSNSTADKLLKKGVGPLMGKNCEQFICSTRDTPDTHTDYIITLDDNTFIPVSKSVLKVRWKGKLHHAIIFFDLTEKKMLERQLAIAQKMESIGQLAAGVAHEINTPIQYIGDNTHFIKDVMESFLKFYSAFEATLEETDPVTKQKFDILKPMLEIDFIKEEVPLALEQTLEGIERVSSIVRAMKMFSHPGAEEQSIIDINISVQNTVTVARNEWKYDAEVVQELSPINPKILGNPVDFNQVLLNLLVNAAHAIKETNRETGSKGTITISTGIENGLAVIKVKDTGCGIPPSIADKVFDPFFTTKEVGKGTGQGLSICHTIITEKHGGQIYFESVAGEGTTFYIKIKATEA, from the coding sequence GTGGTCAATGAATACAAACTCGCCGTGTTCACGGATGCGGCAGGGAAAAATGATTTTATCTCTCTGATAAGAGAGGCAGGCTTTGAGCCTGACAACATCTTTTCGTCGGTCGGTGAAATTGAGCGGATTTTCAGGAAAACTCTGCCTTATATTATTATCTACCATTACACATCATGCAGTTCAAAGGAAAGCCTCGCCGAAGTTCTCAATTTCTGCGAACACCGCTCTTTGCCTGTAGTTGTTGCCGACAGCTGCGGAAAATACCCCATCCCGGGGGAGCTGGAAATTAACCCGAACTACTATATACGCCTGCCCATGACGGCGGATGTGCTAAAGGTTCATCTCGGGCTTGCCTTCTCCGCCATAAACAGGGAAAAGCTCCACGAAAGTCACAAAAACAAGCTCCAGCTTGCCATACAGATTCTTGAGCTTCTCAACCAGCAGGAATCGTTCAAAAATATCACAAGCGACATTCTCTTTATTGTAAAGGAATATACAGGCTATGACGAAGTCGCCATCAGGGTTCTGGATAATGAGGGCTTCTCCTTTTTTGAATCAGTAAACCCCGAGGACACTCTCAGCAGCAGATGTGAGGTTGCCAGCGAAAATGAGCAGGGAACCCCGCCGGACAGCCGCTGCTCATCCTGTATCTGTGAAATAGTGCTGAACAAAAGGCAGGAGCTGAAAGGCTACCCGTTCATGACATACGGCGGCAGCTTCTGGAGCAACGATCTGCCGGAAACTGTAAAGGAATACAATGACATTTTTGCGAGTCTCGGTCTTCTGCACATAGATCTCAACAGCAAATACCGCTCCCTCGCGCTCATTCCGCTCTCCGCTCAGGACAAGGTGATCGGCGCTATGCAGATCTGCTCCAGAGACAAAGGAACCTTCACCGAAGAGATCATCCGCTTCTTCGAGCGCATAAGCGTGAGTATCGGCATCACCCTGTCAAATAAGAAAATGCAGATGAAGCTGGAGGAGAGCGAAAGGCTCCTCACCAAGTCACAGAACATCGCCAAAGTGGGAAGCTGGATTCATAAAATCGGCACGGACACCTACCACATGTCTGCGGAAGCGATGAACATAACCGAATTTACAACAAATTTCGTTGCTCTGGAAAACCTCCTCAAGATTGTACACGAAGAGGACAGATCCAAGCTTCTGGAAAGAAGGGATAAGAGCAGACAGGATTTTCAGCCCTATTCGATAGATGTGCGCTTCGTGCTCAGGGATTCTGTCAAATACGTAAATATCTCCGCCGAGCCGGTTTTCATCAACGGCAAGTTCACCGAGATCAACGGCATTATTCAGGACATAACAGAGCGCACTCTCGCCGTGCTGGAGCTTGATGAGAACAGACTCTTCCTTGACTCCATACTCACAGGAATTCAGGCGGCTATAGTCCTTGTTGATCCTGACACTCAGACGATAGTCTATTCCAACTCCACCGCAGACAAGCTCCTTAAGAAGGGCGTAGGTCCTCTCATGGGGAAAAACTGCGAACAGTTTATATGCAGCACAAGAGACACACCCGACACTCACACAGACTATATAATAACTCTGGACGACAATACCTTCATACCTGTCAGCAAATCCGTTCTTAAGGTTCGGTGGAAGGGCAAACTCCATCACGCTATCATCTTTTTTGACCTCACGGAAAAGAAAATGCTGGAACGCCAACTCGCCATAGCGCAAAAAATGGAGTCCATAGGTCAGCTCGCGGCGGGTGTGGCTCACGAGATAAACACGCCGATCCAGTACATAGGCGATAACACTCACTTCATCAAAGACGTGATGGAAAGCTTCCTGAAGTTTTACAGCGCATTTGAGGCAACGCTGGAAGAAACCGATCCGGTGACAAAGCAGAAGTTTGACATACTAAAACCCATGCTTGAGATAGACTTCATCAAAGAGGAGGTTCCCCTAGCCCTTGAACAGACTCTGGAAGGGATCGAAAGGGTTTCGTCCATAGTGCGCGCCATGAAAATGTTCTCCCACCCGGGAGCGGAGGAACAGTCCATAATAGATATAAACATATCTGTCCAGAATACAGTCACAGTTGCCAGAAACGAATGGAAATATGACGCAGAGGTTGTGCAGGAGCTTTCTCCCATAAACCCCAAAATACTGGGCAACCCTGTGGACTTTAATCAGGTACTTTTGAATCTTTTGGTAAACGCCGCCCATGCAATCAAGGAAACCAACAGGGAAACGGGAAGCAAAGGAACAATAACCATATCCACCGGCATAGAGAACGGACTTGCGGTTATCAAAGTCAAAGACACCGGCTGCGGTATACCGCCCTCCATTGCGGATAAGGTGTTCGATCCGTTTTTCACCACCAAGGAGGTCGGCAAGGGCACAGGGCAGGGACTGTCAATATGTCATACCATAATCACGGAAAAGCACGGCGGACAGATCTACTTTGAATCCGTCGCGGGTGAAGGAACAACCTTCTATATCAAAATAAAAGCTACAGAGGCATAA
- a CDS encoding response regulator, which translates to MEKYRLLFVDDEPNVLQGLKRMLFKMKDQWDMQFASGGKEALEILEKSRIQVIITDMLMPGMNGLELLKEVCSSYPKVFRVVLSGHSEHGMLVEAAKLAHQFLTKPCNADTVVETIEQALKFRQILHNEEAKRIVSRISMLPTMPVTFQRISDEMANPDYSVAAIARIVAEDSSMSANILKLVNSSFFGLINRITSPEKAIALLGADTIKSFIVNEHIFTEIKTGQIKYFNLDLLRNHTLLAARLSKTISKLIGQSKQYTDMSSIAGLLHDIGKVVLITNFNKTYKVVVEEARAQNKSIWEMEKEIIGTSHAEVGAYLLSLWGFDEEVIQAVHLHHCPNLSVDEGTSVLTSVYLGNVLEHRLVKLNENYAVRPLDDIYVGRMNLTGKMAEIENTCRKICMEVYGE; encoded by the coding sequence ATGGAAAAATACAGGCTGCTTTTTGTGGATGATGAGCCTAATGTCCTTCAGGGGCTGAAACGAATGCTCTTTAAAATGAAAGATCAATGGGACATGCAGTTCGCCTCCGGCGGTAAGGAGGCTCTTGAGATACTTGAGAAAAGCAGGATTCAGGTTATAATAACCGATATGCTGATGCCCGGTATGAACGGACTTGAACTGCTGAAAGAAGTATGCAGCAGTTATCCCAAGGTTTTCAGGGTCGTTCTTTCCGGGCACTCAGAGCACGGAATGCTTGTCGAAGCAGCCAAACTGGCGCACCAGTTTCTCACAAAACCCTGCAACGCAGACACGGTTGTTGAAACCATAGAGCAGGCGCTGAAGTTCCGTCAGATCCTCCACAATGAAGAGGCAAAAAGGATCGTGTCACGCATATCCATGCTCCCCACTATGCCCGTAACCTTCCAGAGAATAAGCGATGAGATGGCAAACCCTGACTACTCCGTTGCGGCAATTGCCCGTATAGTGGCAGAGGACAGCTCCATGAGCGCGAACATTCTCAAGCTGGTGAACTCCTCCTTCTTCGGGCTCATAAACAGAATAACCAGCCCCGAAAAAGCCATAGCGCTTCTCGGCGCTGATACCATCAAAAGCTTCATAGTAAATGAGCACATATTCACAGAAATCAAGACAGGGCAGATAAAATACTTCAACCTTGACCTGCTGCGCAATCACACCCTACTTGCGGCGAGACTTTCAAAGACAATCTCGAAACTGATAGGTCAGAGCAAGCAGTACACGGATATGTCCTCTATCGCAGGACTTCTGCACGACATAGGCAAGGTGGTTCTCATCACCAACTTCAACAAAACCTACAAAGTGGTTGTGGAAGAAGCAAGAGCGCAGAACAAGTCGATCTGGGAAATGGAAAAGGAGATAATAGGCACCTCCCATGCGGAGGTAGGGGCTTATCTCCTCAGCCTCTGGGGTTTTGATGAGGAAGTAATTCAGGCGGTGCACCTGCACCACTGTCCGAACCTCTCCGTTGACGAAGGAACCAGCGTACTCACCTCCGTCTATCTCGGCAATGTTCTGGAACACCGGCTTGTGAAGCTTAACGAAAACTACGCGGTGCGTCCGCTGGATGATATATACGTCGGCAGAATGAACCTCACGGGCAAGATGGCTGAAATAGAAAATACATGCAGAAAAATCTGCATGGAGGTTTACGGTGAATAA
- a CDS encoding HD domain-containing phosphohydrolase codes for MNNKILFVDDDLNILSSYKRSFRLKYDVHTASLPSEALQMIKENASKPFAAIISDFKMPEMNGVQFLTKAYEMSKNTVRMLITGYADVETAISAVNDGNVFRFLTKPCPPDVLSKNIDACLEHYQLIVAEKELLRGTLQGSIKVLTDVLSITNPVAFGQSERIKRIVHMVLRNLNVENKWQIEVGAMLSKLGCAAVPAETLEKVYSGKPLTPNEEAAYAEVPKVGAQLIKNIPRMEVVAELIEKQAYTEAERSKMPIGARIIRIINDFDILSKGGTDIYEAIRLLKEKPALYDIKLIEILEKVVSPKDNFVQRSLFIRDLREGMVVMDDIETTDRILLIKKGQVLSEASIYRLNNYGKSVGVKEPVSVLIEIKQ; via the coding sequence GTGAATAATAAAATCCTCTTTGTAGATGACGACCTGAATATTCTCTCATCCTATAAACGCTCTTTCCGTCTTAAGTATGACGTTCACACCGCTTCACTACCGAGCGAGGCGCTTCAGATGATAAAGGAAAATGCGTCAAAACCTTTTGCCGCAATAATTTCCGATTTTAAAATGCCTGAGATGAACGGCGTTCAGTTTCTCACCAAGGCCTATGAAATGAGCAAAAACACTGTACGCATGCTGATTACTGGCTATGCGGATGTGGAAACGGCAATATCCGCCGTGAACGACGGAAATGTGTTCCGCTTCCTCACAAAACCCTGCCCGCCGGATGTGCTTTCCAAAAATATTGACGCCTGCCTTGAGCATTACCAGCTTATTGTCGCTGAGAAGGAGCTTCTGAGAGGCACGCTTCAGGGAAGCATAAAGGTTCTCACCGATGTGCTCTCCATAACAAACCCTGTGGCTTTCGGTCAGAGCGAGCGGATCAAAAGAATAGTCCATATGGTGCTGAGAAACCTGAATGTGGAGAATAAGTGGCAGATCGAAGTAGGCGCGATGCTCTCAAAACTCGGCTGCGCCGCCGTCCCTGCGGAAACCCTTGAAAAAGTCTATTCAGGCAAGCCTCTCACGCCGAATGAGGAAGCAGCGTACGCCGAAGTGCCTAAGGTCGGCGCACAGCTCATAAAAAATATTCCCAGAATGGAAGTGGTAGCGGAGCTCATTGAGAAACAGGCATACACTGAGGCGGAAAGAAGCAAGATGCCCATCGGTGCGAGAATCATCCGTATCATAAATGATTTCGACATTCTATCCAAGGGCGGTACTGATATTTACGAGGCAATACGCCTCCTCAAGGAGAAGCCCGCTCTCTATGACATCAAGCTTATTGAGATACTCGAAAAAGTGGTCTCGCCGAAAGATAATTTCGTACAGAGATCGCTCTTTATAAGAGACCTGCGTGAGGGCATGGTGGTGATGGACGACATAGAAACCACAGACCGGATCCTGCTGATCAAGAAAGGGCAGGTTCTCAGCGAAGCAAGCATATACCGCCTGAACAACTACGGAAAATCCGTGGGGGTGAAGGAGCCTGTCAGCGTTCTGATAGAAATTAAACAGTAG
- a CDS encoding AMP-binding protein: MSTFEMITKTFGDFLNEKARTQPDNEAVIYPLRGIRLTYRQLDDKTDLLAKGLMAMGIKKGDHVAVWSTNIPEWIDMLFACAKIGAVLVTVNTLYRTSELEYLLKQSDSTHLFVMDGFKNINYTDTVYEILPELKSCDPDREFMFDKLPFLKRIVYIGEDSRQGMMPYEKVYELGAGVSFEALEAVKKTLNIHDVINMQYTSGTTGFPKGVMLSHFNILNNAYAIGQGMNFTNADRLCIPVPFFHCFGVVLGIMVCISHGAAMIPVEAFNPVNVLESVEKERCTAVHGVPTMFISMLQLLEDQKFDVSTLRTGIMAGSPCPVEVMRQVIDRMNMTDITIVYGQTEASPGMTQTMYSDNVDKRCETVGRELPGAEVMVVDPETGLECPANVQGEIWGRGYNVMKGYYKMDEATRNAYSPDGWLKTGDLGVKTEDGYYKITGRIKDMIIRGGENIYPREIEEFLYLHPDIEDVQVVGVPDKKYGEETMAFIRPKTPDKRLTKEEIHAFCKGRIADYKIPRYVEMVADYPMTASGKIQKYKLRELAVEKLNLG; the protein is encoded by the coding sequence ATGTCAACTTTCGAGATGATCACCAAAACATTCGGAGATTTTCTTAATGAAAAAGCCCGTACTCAGCCCGATAACGAAGCGGTTATCTACCCGCTGCGGGGCATAAGGCTCACCTACAGACAGCTTGACGACAAAACGGATCTTCTCGCAAAGGGACTCATGGCGATGGGCATCAAAAAGGGCGACCATGTTGCGGTATGGTCAACTAATATACCCGAATGGATAGACATGCTCTTTGCCTGTGCGAAGATAGGCGCCGTGCTTGTTACCGTGAACACGCTCTACAGAACAAGCGAGCTTGAGTATCTGCTCAAACAGTCTGATTCCACACATCTTTTCGTGATGGACGGCTTTAAAAATATAAACTACACCGATACTGTTTACGAAATTCTGCCGGAGCTGAAAAGCTGCGATCCGGACAGAGAGTTTATGTTCGATAAGCTCCCGTTTCTCAAAAGGATTGTCTACATCGGCGAGGACAGCCGCCAAGGGATGATGCCTTATGAAAAAGTCTACGAACTCGGCGCCGGCGTCAGCTTCGAGGCACTTGAGGCGGTTAAGAAAACTCTGAACATACACGATGTAATCAACATGCAGTACACCTCCGGAACCACCGGCTTCCCGAAGGGAGTGATGCTCTCCCACTTCAACATACTCAACAACGCTTACGCCATAGGGCAGGGGATGAACTTTACCAACGCTGACAGGCTCTGCATTCCCGTTCCGTTCTTCCACTGCTTCGGCGTGGTTCTTGGAATTATGGTCTGTATAAGCCACGGCGCGGCTATGATCCCCGTAGAGGCGTTCAATCCCGTCAATGTTCTTGAGTCCGTCGAAAAAGAAAGATGCACCGCCGTTCACGGCGTTCCTACCATGTTCATATCCATGCTCCAGCTCCTTGAGGATCAGAAGTTCGATGTGAGCACGCTGCGCACCGGGATAATGGCCGGTTCTCCGTGCCCTGTGGAGGTCATGCGTCAGGTCATAGACAGAATGAACATGACTGACATAACCATAGTTTACGGGCAGACAGAAGCCTCACCGGGCATGACTCAGACAATGTATTCGGACAATGTGGACAAACGCTGCGAAACCGTAGGCAGGGAGCTCCCCGGGGCGGAAGTTATGGTTGTCGACCCCGAAACAGGGCTGGAATGCCCGGCAAATGTTCAAGGCGAGATATGGGGCAGGGGCTACAACGTTATGAAGGGCTACTACAAAATGGACGAAGCCACGAGAAACGCCTACAGCCCTGACGGATGGCTTAAGACCGGAGACCTCGGGGTGAAAACCGAAGACGGCTACTACAAGATAACCGGAAGAATAAAGGATATGATTATCAGAGGCGGGGAGAACATATATCCCAGAGAGATAGAAGAGTTCCTCTACCTGCATCCGGATATTGAGGATGTGCAGGTTGTGGGAGTGCCGGATAAAAAATACGGTGAGGAGACAATGGCATTCATCCGTCCTAAGACTCCGGACAAACGTCTCACCAAAGAAGAGATACACGCATTCTGCAAGGGGCGTATAGCGGACTACAAAATTCCCAGATATGTTGAGATGGTAGCCGACTACCCTATGACTGCCAGCGGAAAGATACAGAAATACAAGCTCCGTGAGCTTGCGGTGGAGAAGCTGAACCTCGGATAG